In Bacteroidota bacterium, a single genomic region encodes these proteins:
- a CDS encoding DsbA family oxidoreductase yields MKVEIWSDVMCPFCYIGKRRFEAALEQFPDKNKIEIEWKSFQLNPDMITNPNKKIDAYLAEVKGISLEQAKEMNERVTAMAKEVGLTYHFEKAIVANSFDAHRFSHFAKSKGLQDAAEERLFKANFTEGKNTADAATLVELGVEIGLDKLELKELLKSTSFSDAVQEDIIEARNIGVGGVPFFVFDRKYAVSGAQASEAFLQALKQSFAEYQSTKFDLNAALSDDLVCTPDGDCK; encoded by the coding sequence ATGAAAGTCGAAATTTGGAGCGATGTTATGTGTCCCTTTTGTTATATCGGTAAACGTAGGTTTGAAGCGGCTTTAGAGCAATTCCCAGACAAGAATAAAATTGAAATTGAATGGAAAAGTTTTCAGCTTAATCCCGATATGATTACCAATCCCAATAAAAAAATTGATGCCTATTTGGCTGAAGTAAAAGGGATATCGCTTGAACAAGCAAAAGAAATGAATGAGCGTGTAACAGCAATGGCAAAGGAAGTAGGATTAACTTACCATTTCGAAAAAGCAATTGTAGCCAATTCATTCGATGCACATCGCTTTTCTCATTTCGCTAAATCAAAAGGCTTGCAAGATGCCGCAGAAGAGCGCTTATTTAAAGCCAATTTTACGGAAGGAAAAAATACAGCTGATGCTGCAACCCTTGTGGAACTTGGTGTTGAAATTGGCTTGGATAAATTAGAACTTAAGGAACTTTTAAAAAGCACTTCCTTTAGCGATGCCGTTCAAGAGGATATAATAGAAGCAAGAAACATAGGCGTGGGTGGAGTTCCTTTTTTTGTATTTGATCGAAAGTATGCCGTTTCAGGTGCGCAAGCAAGCGAGGCATTTTTGCAAGCATTAAAACAATCTTTTGCCGAATATCAATCAACGAAATTTGATTTGAATGCAGCTCTAAGCGATGACCTGGTATGCACGCCCGATGGTGATTGTAAATGA
- a CDS encoding glycosyltransferase family 39 protein: MQLLKTGGRLDAICLKFSDSPFLLALLFLVTLALRLLYLNFYPLNIDEPFTVFYSQMSLSNIGEMLKTENNPPLFFILLHYWIKLFGISEFSVRFLPALFSALTVIFIYKIGSDFFSNKIAWASSFLFIFSESHFEFAHDCRAYSLLVFLSLLSMYLLLILIKRNAGNGYWILFCLVNSLLIYTHFIGWIVILVQISLLLIEFNAASLKKFGAVFSINFLLLLPYLPIFIRRIAVTTKFGTWVTAPTYEDLYIRLWDYSNKPFLTVLFISIFTLGSLQLIVAKKRTSIQIKALLMLFFIPYLGLFLVSQKIPLFIERYLLIISLPFYILICVFIEEAASKRKGFSLLFILLPLCMLVTSNFNPNRKRPNKQLVELLSHLKNDSTALLINPDWYEATFLYYYDKTIFKEYSSAKMELNKRGIFPLSGSNSMQKLSLEKYHQIIYFQSNSNLVDTANATLECLKGKYKFIATKRVYDCNISILIETGAI, encoded by the coding sequence ATGCAATTGCTAAAAACGGGAGGAAGGCTCGATGCTATCTGCCTCAAATTTTCTGATTCCCCCTTTTTATTGGCGCTACTTTTTCTAGTAACTTTAGCGCTTCGTCTTCTTTACCTCAACTTCTACCCACTCAATATTGATGAGCCTTTTACTGTTTTTTATTCGCAAATGTCTTTAAGCAACATTGGTGAAATGTTAAAGACAGAGAATAACCCACCCTTATTCTTTATACTTCTTCATTACTGGATAAAACTTTTTGGAATTAGTGAATTTTCTGTCCGATTCTTACCGGCTTTATTCAGCGCACTTACTGTGATTTTTATATATAAAATAGGAAGTGATTTTTTTTCAAATAAAATAGCTTGGGCTTCTTCATTTCTATTTATTTTTTCGGAGTCACATTTTGAGTTTGCGCATGATTGCAGAGCCTATTCACTCTTGGTTTTTCTTAGCTTACTTTCAATGTATTTGTTGCTTATATTAATTAAAAGAAATGCTGGAAACGGATATTGGATTTTGTTTTGCCTTGTTAATAGTCTGCTTATCTACACGCATTTTATTGGATGGATAGTTATTTTAGTACAAATCAGTTTGCTCCTAATTGAATTTAATGCGGCAAGTTTAAAAAAGTTTGGAGCTGTTTTTTCGATAAATTTTTTATTACTGCTTCCCTACCTACCCATATTTATTAGACGAATAGCTGTTACTACCAAATTCGGCACTTGGGTTACTGCACCAACCTATGAGGATTTATATATTCGCCTTTGGGATTATTCCAATAAACCATTCTTAACAGTGCTTTTCATAAGTATTTTCACTTTGGGTAGCTTACAGTTAATTGTTGCAAAGAAAAGAACAAGCATTCAAATTAAGGCTTTATTAATGTTGTTTTTTATTCCCTATTTAGGATTGTTTTTGGTATCACAAAAAATTCCTCTTTTCATCGAGCGCTACTTGTTAATTATTTCACTCCCATTTTATATTTTAATATGCGTTTTTATTGAAGAAGCTGCTTCAAAAAGAAAGGGGTTTAGTCTACTTTTTATTTTGCTTCCCTTATGCATGTTAGTAACCAGCAATTTTAATCCCAACAGAAAAAGACCCAACAAGCAATTAGTTGAATTGTTGAGTCATTTAAAAAATGATTCAACAGCCTTGCTTATAAACCCTGATTGGTACGAGGCAACATTCTTATATTACTATGATAAAACTATTTTCAAAGAGTATTCATCTGCAAAAATGGAGCTAAATAAAAGGGGTATTTTTCCATTATCAGGAAGTAATTCGATGCAAAAGCTTTCACTTGAAAAGTATCATCAAATAATATACTTTCAATCAAACTCTAATTTGGTGGATACGGCGAACGCGACGCTTGAATGCCTAAAAGGGAAATATAAATTTATTGCTACAAAGAGGGTATATGATTGCAATATCAGTATCCTAATTGAAACCGGTGCGATTTAA
- the nadE gene encoding NAD(+) synthase, with protein sequence MNHKKIIAHLVSWLNSYCESSKMNGFVIGVSGGIDSALTSTLCALTGKDVVCLNLPIHQSPSEYSRSHEHIDWLKSRYENVTSYEVNLSNLFIESEKTFPAEIQDHLTLANTRSRLRMMTLYAFAGNKKLLVAGTGNKVEDFGIGFFTKYGDGGVDLSPIADLMKSEVYELAKELGVVSSIQTAAPTDGLFHDGRSDEDQIGASYDELEWAMRLLEKKERPQNLSTREQEVLKIYESRHRANLHKMNPIPVCLIPKEYMS encoded by the coding sequence ATGAATCACAAAAAAATTATTGCACACCTTGTATCCTGGCTGAACTCCTATTGTGAATCTTCCAAAATGAATGGTTTTGTTATTGGAGTATCAGGCGGAATTGATTCGGCACTAACTTCCACACTTTGCGCCTTAACGGGAAAAGATGTCGTATGTTTAAACTTACCCATTCATCAGAGTCCATCTGAATATAGTCGCTCTCATGAACACATTGATTGGCTTAAATCACGATACGAAAACGTTACTTCCTATGAAGTAAATCTTTCGAATTTATTTATCGAATCAGAAAAAACTTTTCCTGCCGAAATTCAAGATCACCTCACACTTGCCAATACCCGGAGCCGATTGCGCATGATGACACTTTATGCCTTTGCGGGAAATAAAAAATTACTTGTTGCAGGAACCGGAAATAAAGTAGAAGATTTCGGAATTGGTTTTTTTACCAAGTATGGTGATGGGGGTGTTGACCTTTCCCCTATTGCAGATTTAATGAAATCGGAAGTGTATGAACTTGCAAAAGAACTAGGCGTTGTTTCTTCTATCCAAACAGCAGCGCCAACAGATGGTTTGTTTCACGATGGAAGAAGTGATGAAGATCAAATTGGAGCCAGTTATGATGAGTTGGAATGGGCCATGCGACTATTGGAAAAAAAGGAAAGGCCTCAAAATTTATCCACAAGGGAGCAAGAAGTGCTTAAAATATATGAATCGCGGCATCGAGCAAACTTGCATAAAATGAATCCTATTCCGGTTTGCCTTATTCCAAAAGAATATATGAGTTGA
- a CDS encoding transpeptidase family protein, with translation METKKDILWRVYLVYLLMCVFALFIVARIVKIQFVEGREWKEKAQKLTTTYFNIEAARGNVFSNDGSLLATSVPIYEIRMDVCAGPITSKLFNKNVDSLALCLSNLFKDKSAKDYKRILVRARKQKERYLFLQKGVSYSDVKTLRTFPLFKMGKYKGGLMCIQNNRREMPFRELAARTLGYQREGIKPVGIEGSFNNYLKGVSGKRLMQKISGNNWAPVHKEDDIEATDGSDIYTTIDVNIQDVAHSALLTQLKKQQADHGCAALMEVATGEIRAIVNLKKVDSTNYVESYNYVIGESTDPGSTFKLASLIAAMEDGYTDLDEMVDTEDGDVVFYDHHIRDSHEGGYGKITLQQVFEKSSNVGIAKVIFKYYQKNPQKFIDRLYKMGLNTPLNLDITGEGLPYIKNTKDKTWSPVTLPVMATGYESRMTPLQILTFYNAVANNGKMVKPIFVKEIRKRGELVKSFQTNVINPSICSRETIRKAKIMLEGVVERGTATNLKTADYKIAAKTGTAQIYNKAYGYKYQGKVSYQASLVGYFPAANPKYTCIVVVNAPTQKVYYGNDVAGPVFREIADKVYATSTEIHKELQADTSRTLKTPLAKTANKSDLEIAAKKLGIKEKDNSGNAEWVASSSDSRGLNFSRKTTVKTGVPNVLGMGLKDAIYLLENSGASVRINGRGTVVKQVPEAGSKIIKGTHVYIELS, from the coding sequence TTGGAAACAAAAAAAGACATATTGTGGAGAGTATATCTCGTATATCTATTGATGTGCGTATTTGCCCTTTTCATAGTTGCGCGGATTGTAAAAATTCAGTTTGTTGAAGGACGGGAGTGGAAAGAAAAAGCACAAAAACTCACCACAACTTATTTTAATATAGAAGCAGCGAGAGGTAATGTTTTTAGCAACGATGGAAGTTTGCTTGCCACCTCTGTTCCCATTTATGAAATACGCATGGATGTTTGCGCGGGGCCTATTACCAGCAAACTCTTCAATAAAAATGTTGATTCTTTAGCCTTGTGTTTATCCAATTTATTTAAAGATAAATCTGCAAAAGACTACAAACGCATTTTGGTTCGTGCCCGTAAACAAAAGGAGCGTTACCTCTTTCTTCAAAAAGGAGTGAGCTATTCCGATGTAAAAACCTTGCGCACTTTCCCACTTTTTAAAATGGGAAAATACAAAGGCGGCTTAATGTGTATACAAAACAACCGTCGTGAAATGCCCTTTCGTGAGCTCGCTGCCCGCACTTTAGGTTATCAAAGAGAAGGCATAAAACCAGTAGGAATAGAAGGCTCTTTCAACAATTATTTAAAAGGCGTGAGTGGCAAGCGCTTAATGCAAAAAATATCAGGAAACAATTGGGCACCGGTGCACAAGGAGGATGATATAGAAGCCACAGACGGAAGTGATATTTATACCACAATTGATGTGAACATACAAGATGTGGCGCATAGTGCATTATTGACGCAGCTAAAAAAACAACAAGCAGATCACGGATGTGCAGCACTGATGGAAGTTGCTACAGGAGAAATTAGAGCCATTGTGAATCTTAAAAAAGTTGACTCTACAAATTATGTTGAGAGCTATAATTATGTAATTGGTGAAAGCACTGATCCTGGTTCTACCTTTAAACTGGCATCGCTAATTGCCGCAATGGAAGATGGATATACGGATTTGGATGAAATGGTGGATACTGAAGATGGTGATGTGGTTTTTTATGATCACCACATTCGCGATTCGCATGAAGGAGGGTATGGAAAAATTACTTTGCAACAAGTGTTTGAAAAATCATCGAATGTTGGAATAGCCAAAGTTATTTTCAAATACTATCAAAAGAACCCACAAAAATTTATCGACCGCTTGTATAAAATGGGTTTGAATACACCGTTGAATTTGGATATCACCGGTGAAGGACTTCCTTATATTAAAAACACAAAAGACAAGACCTGGAGTCCGGTAACATTGCCTGTAATGGCAACAGGATATGAATCACGCATGACTCCCTTGCAAATTCTTACCTTTTATAATGCGGTTGCAAATAATGGCAAAATGGTGAAGCCCATTTTTGTAAAAGAAATTCGCAAAAGAGGTGAACTGGTAAAGTCTTTCCAGACTAATGTGATTAACCCTTCCATCTGTTCAAGAGAAACTATTCGCAAAGCAAAAATAATGTTGGAGGGAGTAGTTGAAAGAGGCACAGCCACCAACTTGAAAACAGCCGATTACAAGATCGCAGCAAAAACCGGAACAGCTCAAATATACAATAAGGCCTATGGTTATAAATATCAAGGTAAAGTGAGCTATCAAGCCTCTTTGGTGGGATACTTTCCGGCAGCAAACCCAAAATACACTTGCATAGTGGTGGTGAATGCTCCAACTCAAAAAGTATACTATGGGAATGATGTTGCAGGTCCTGTTTTCAGGGAGATTGCAGATAAAGTGTATGCCACCAGCACAGAAATTCACAAAGAACTTCAAGCAGATACAAGCCGCACATTAAAGACCCCATTGGCAAAAACAGCTAACAAGAGTGATTTAGAAATTGCCGCAAAAAAATTAGGAATAAAAGAAAAAGATAATTCAGGAAACGCTGAGTGGGTTGCCTCCTCAAGCGATAGTAGAGGGTTAAATTTTTCGCGTAAAACAACGGTTAAAACCGGTGTACCAAATGTACTGGGCATGGGCTTAAAAGATGCCATTTATTTACTCGAAAACAGTGGAGCATCTGTACGCATAAATGGAAGGGGAACTGTTGTAAAACAGGTACCGGAAGCAGGAAGCAAAATCATAAAAGGAACACACGTTTATATCGAATTATCGTAA
- a CDS encoding outer membrane beta-barrel protein: protein MKYMFSAPTFFNNSTKLTRFAFTALVLFSLSLRAIAQEDEPLKNFRFGLRVSPEISWLKPSDVKKLDGAGAKFKLGYALMTEFRLNKVVSLATGIGFEKNGGSLSYTDTARYLYHDDAPLEIKSDTSGISKTTEAYQLKTRNFSIAYWAIPITLKMRTKEIGVMTYFGQAGVNIGIRTKAIAKDDVLSSKNSSTSLDDINISSDMSIFKAAINVGAGAEYNLAGSTSLVFSVNYLNGLTNVSKSKSDYLYRSDRSAYKQKFTNNAVSITVGVLF from the coding sequence ATGAAATACATGTTCTCTGCACCCACATTCTTTAATAATTCCACCAAATTAACTCGATTTGCTTTTACTGCACTCGTATTGTTTTCTTTGAGTTTGCGCGCCATTGCTCAAGAAGATGAGCCATTAAAAAATTTCAGATTTGGCTTGCGTGTTAGTCCGGAAATATCTTGGCTCAAGCCAAGTGATGTAAAAAAACTGGATGGTGCGGGAGCTAAATTTAAATTGGGCTATGCTTTAATGACGGAGTTCCGCTTAAACAAAGTGGTTTCATTAGCTACCGGAATTGGATTTGAAAAAAATGGAGGATCCCTTAGTTATACGGATACCGCTCGCTATTTGTACCATGATGATGCGCCACTTGAAATAAAAAGTGACACTTCCGGCATCAGCAAAACAACCGAAGCGTATCAATTAAAAACACGCAATTTCAGTATCGCCTATTGGGCAATTCCAATTACCTTAAAAATGCGTACCAAAGAAATTGGGGTGATGACGTATTTCGGTCAAGCCGGAGTGAATATCGGAATTAGAACAAAAGCTATTGCAAAAGACGATGTGTTGAGTTCCAAAAACTCTTCAACTTCATTGGATGACATTAACATCAGCAGCGATATGAGCATTTTTAAAGCTGCAATAAATGTGGGAGCCGGCGCTGAATATAACTTGGCAGGATCAACCTCACTGGTATTTAGTGTCAATTATTTGAATGGATTAACTAATGTATCTAAATCAAAATCAGATTATTTGTATCGTTCAGACCGATCAGCATACAAACAAAAATTCACCAACAATGCTGTATCCATTACTGTAGGCGTATTATTTTAA
- the rsmH gene encoding 16S rRNA (cytosine(1402)-N(4))-methyltransferase RsmH, producing MMYHQPVLLNECIEGLQIDPSGTYVDVTYGGGGHSKEILKHLTSGKLIAFDQDEDAEKNKMEEGKLIFVRQNFKYLKNYLRLHKAIPVNGILADLGVSSHQFDTAARGFSTRFEAELDMRMDRNNQKTAKLVLNEYSEAQLKEVFKVYGEIPNAAKLAYRIFHQRKEKAIQTVSELKEAIAPLITRGKENQYLAQLFQALRIEVNDELQVLKELLIQSEEVLAQGGRLVVISYHSLEDRLVKHFMRKGKFEGEIEKDFFGNTFTPFESITKKPIVPGLEEMEQNPRSRSAKLRIAEKK from the coding sequence ATGATGTACCACCAACCCGTTCTTTTAAATGAATGTATTGAAGGATTGCAGATTGACCCAAGTGGCACTTACGTAGATGTAACCTACGGTGGTGGCGGGCATTCGAAAGAGATTCTAAAGCACCTTACAAGTGGGAAACTGATTGCTTTTGATCAGGACGAGGATGCTGAAAAAAATAAAATGGAGGAGGGCAAATTAATTTTTGTGCGTCAAAATTTTAAGTATCTCAAAAACTACCTGCGCTTGCACAAAGCAATTCCGGTGAACGGGATCTTGGCAGACTTAGGCGTTTCGAGCCATCAGTTTGATACTGCAGCTCGGGGATTCTCGACACGATTTGAAGCAGAATTGGACATGCGGATGGATAGAAACAATCAGAAAACTGCCAAGCTGGTTTTGAATGAATATTCGGAAGCGCAATTGAAAGAGGTATTTAAAGTGTATGGTGAAATACCCAATGCTGCAAAATTGGCCTATCGCATTTTTCATCAACGTAAGGAAAAAGCGATACAAACAGTAAGTGAATTAAAGGAGGCCATTGCACCATTAATCACCAGAGGGAAAGAAAATCAATACTTGGCTCAACTTTTTCAAGCCTTGCGCATTGAGGTAAATGATGAGCTACAGGTGTTGAAAGAACTGCTAATACAAAGTGAAGAAGTTTTAGCACAGGGGGGCAGACTGGTGGTAATTTCTTATCACTCACTTGAGGATCGATTGGTGAAACACTTTATGCGCAAAGGAAAATTTGAAGGCGAGATTGAGAAAGATTTTTTTGGAAACACGTTTACCCCTTTTGAATCAATAACAAAAAAGCCCATAGTTCCGGGTTTGGAAGAGATGGAACAAAACCCAAGGTCGCGCAGCGCCAAACTAAGAATAGCTGAAAAAAAATAA
- a CDS encoding 1-acyl-sn-glycerol-3-phosphate acyltransferase encodes MTTPSHSVLSKDDAEKRTIDLEELIRSKNPRLAKFLPNFLLNYVKRIIHQDEVNTFLYEHRNDNGFQFSSGVVKFFNVTVKIQGMENIPASGGAVFASNHPLGGFDAMVILDSIGRVRTDVKFIVNDILLNLKNLKPLFVGVNKHGKNSVQMLEDIDAAYASEQAIFIYPAGLVSRKQDSGKIEDLEWKKSFITKAKKHQRMIVPLYVDGRNSNRFYNLARWRTKLGIKVNLEMFFLVDEMFRQRNKTITVIFGKPIPYSTFDNSKSDLKWAHEVKQIVYKLAESKK; translated from the coding sequence ATGACTACTCCATCCCATTCTGTATTAAGTAAGGATGATGCAGAAAAGCGTACCATTGATTTGGAAGAATTAATACGAAGTAAGAATCCGCGCTTAGCAAAATTCCTTCCCAATTTTTTGTTGAATTATGTAAAACGAATAATCCATCAGGATGAAGTAAATACGTTTCTATACGAGCATCGAAACGATAATGGCTTCCAATTTTCGAGCGGCGTGGTGAAGTTCTTTAATGTTACAGTTAAGATTCAAGGCATGGAAAATATTCCGGCTTCAGGAGGCGCTGTATTTGCTTCTAATCACCCTTTAGGCGGATTTGATGCCATGGTAATTTTAGATTCGATTGGTCGGGTTCGAACCGATGTGAAATTTATTGTAAACGATATTTTACTCAACCTTAAAAATTTGAAACCACTTTTTGTAGGGGTTAATAAACATGGAAAAAATTCAGTTCAAATGCTGGAAGATATTGATGCCGCGTATGCTTCTGAACAAGCAATATTTATTTATCCTGCAGGATTAGTATCACGAAAACAAGATAGTGGCAAGATTGAAGATTTGGAATGGAAAAAGAGTTTTATTACCAAAGCAAAAAAGCACCAACGAATGATAGTTCCATTATATGTGGATGGGCGCAATTCGAATCGCTTTTATAACCTGGCAAGATGGAGAACTAAGCTAGGAATAAAGGTGAATTTGGAAATGTTTTTTTTAGTAGATGAAATGTTTCGGCAGCGAAATAAAACAATTACTGTTATATTTGGTAAACCTATTCCATATAGCACTTTCGACAATTCGAAAAGCGATTTGAAATGGGCACATGAAGTAAAGCAAATAGTTTACAAATTAGCTGAATCAAAAAAATAA
- a CDS encoding UDP-N-acetylmuramoyl-L-alanyl-D-glutamate--2,6-diaminopimelate ligase, with product MKLLRDILYKTRIEEVIGSTNVAIESICFDSRKADTFALFVAIKGEVVDGHNFISTAIEKGAIAIICEVLPKLCDDKITYIKVKDSSEALAIAAANFYEHPSEKLKLVGVTGTNGKTTSVTLLYNLFKLLGYKTGMLSTVSNYIDGEQLPATHTTPDALQLNALLQKMVEKGCTHCFMEVSSHAVVQHRITALEFTGAAFTNITHDHLDYHKTFDKYIQAKKGFFDMLSPNAFALVNKDDKNGEVMLQNTRAHRKTYALNSLADFKCKIVENQFSGLILTVDGKEFYSKLIGSFNAYNLLLAYSIGVLLKEDSTNVLTALSTLSAVEGRFEYIRSHSKVTGIVDYAHTPDALKNVLNTIQDIRTGNEKVITLVGCGGDRDALKRPIMARIACELSDRVILTSDNPRSEDPDEILSQMKKGVQPPYNKKTLSIVDRREAIKTACSLAQPGDIILVAGKGHEKYQEIKGVKYPFDDMEELKSSFELLS from the coding sequence ATGAAATTATTGCGCGACATACTTTACAAAACCCGAATTGAGGAGGTAATTGGTAGCACGAATGTGGCTATTGAGTCGATTTGCTTTGATTCACGTAAGGCCGATACATTTGCACTTTTTGTTGCCATTAAAGGCGAGGTTGTGGATGGTCACAATTTTATTTCCACTGCAATAGAAAAAGGTGCCATTGCGATAATTTGTGAAGTACTTCCCAAACTATGTGACGATAAAATTACCTATATCAAAGTTAAAGACAGCAGTGAGGCGCTTGCCATTGCTGCGGCTAACTTTTATGAGCATCCTTCTGAAAAATTAAAACTTGTAGGTGTAACCGGCACAAATGGAAAAACAACCTCTGTAACGCTGCTCTACAATTTATTTAAACTGCTTGGCTACAAAACAGGAATGTTGAGTACAGTAAGCAATTATATTGATGGGGAACAATTGCCTGCCACGCACACCACACCGGATGCACTTCAATTAAATGCTTTGCTTCAAAAAATGGTGGAGAAAGGCTGCACACATTGTTTTATGGAAGTTAGTTCACATGCAGTAGTACAGCATCGAATTACTGCACTTGAGTTTACCGGAGCAGCTTTTACAAATATCACGCACGATCATTTAGATTATCATAAAACCTTCGACAAATATATCCAAGCTAAAAAGGGGTTTTTTGATATGCTCTCTCCCAATGCATTTGCACTGGTAAATAAAGACGATAAAAATGGAGAAGTGATGTTGCAAAACACACGTGCTCACCGCAAAACATACGCACTTAATTCGCTAGCAGACTTTAAATGTAAAATAGTTGAAAATCAGTTCTCAGGTTTAATTCTTACAGTTGATGGAAAAGAATTTTACTCCAAACTTATTGGAAGTTTTAATGCTTACAATTTACTGCTTGCTTACAGTATTGGAGTGTTGCTTAAAGAAGACTCCACAAATGTACTCACAGCGCTTAGCACATTAAGCGCTGTTGAAGGAAGGTTTGAATATATCCGTTCGCACAGCAAAGTTACCGGCATAGTTGATTATGCACACACTCCGGATGCTTTAAAAAATGTCTTAAACACCATTCAAGATATCCGTACCGGAAATGAAAAAGTAATTACGTTGGTAGGTTGCGGTGGAGATAGAGACGCTTTGAAAAGACCAATAATGGCGCGTATCGCCTGCGAACTTAGTGACCGTGTAATACTTACAAGCGATAATCCGAGATCGGAAGATCCGGATGAGATTTTGAGTCAAATGAAAAAAGGAGTTCAGCCTCCTTACAATAAAAAAACCTTGTCGATAGTAGACCGCAGAGAAGCGATAAAAACTGCCTGCTCCTTAGCACAACCCGGCGACATCATATTGGTGGCCGGTAAAGGACACGAAAAATACCAAGAAATAAAAGGAGTAAAATATCCATTTGATGACATGGAAGAATTGAAGAGTTCATTTGAATTATTGAGTTAA
- a CDS encoding GNAT family N-acetyltransferase, whose product MQEIIPPVAIDLIESELTQDKFIRQTNNGKNLIYIVNFHNSPNLVREICRLREVTFRNAGGGTGKELDIDIYDTGNNPYQQLVVWSPEYREIVGGYRYIRCDKADKDANGNLQLATSGLFDLSEKFVKEILPYTIELGRSFVQPNFQPVAGNRKGLFSLDNIWDGLGAITVDNPDIKYFYGKVTMYRHFNERARDMILYFLKTYFPDPEFLLRPKSALPITTDENYLNSLFKNLDYKEGYKVLKHEVGELGENIPPLVNTYMNLSPTMKSFGTALNSTFGEVEETGILVTIADIYESKKERHLKTYVKK is encoded by the coding sequence ATGCAAGAAATAATTCCTCCCGTTGCTATTGATTTAATTGAAAGTGAGCTCACTCAAGATAAATTTATCCGTCAAACCAACAATGGAAAAAATTTAATTTATATCGTAAATTTTCACAATTCACCTAATCTGGTTCGTGAAATTTGTCGCTTGCGTGAAGTTACATTCCGTAATGCAGGTGGAGGTACAGGCAAAGAATTGGATATCGACATTTACGATACCGGAAATAATCCCTATCAACAATTAGTGGTGTGGAGCCCCGAATACCGCGAAATAGTGGGCGGATACAGATATATTCGCTGTGATAAAGCTGATAAAGATGCCAATGGAAATTTGCAACTCGCAACCAGCGGCTTATTTGATTTATCCGAAAAATTTGTAAAAGAAATTCTGCCCTACACAATTGAATTAGGACGTTCCTTTGTGCAACCTAATTTTCAGCCTGTGGCCGGTAACCGCAAAGGACTCTTTTCACTTGATAATATTTGGGATGGCTTGGGAGCTATTACGGTGGATAATCCTGACATTAAATATTTTTACGGAAAGGTTACCATGTACCGTCATTTTAATGAAAGGGCACGCGATATGATTTTGTATTTTCTTAAAACGTATTTTCCAGATCCCGAATTTTTACTTCGTCCCAAAAGCGCATTGCCCATTACTACCGATGAAAACTATTTGAATTCGCTCTTTAAAAACCTAGATTACAAAGAAGGATACAAAGTACTAAAACACGAAGTGGGAGAGTTGGGAGAAAATATTCCCCCTTTGGTAAATACCTATATGAATCTTTCACCAACAATGAAAAGCTTTGGCACCGCACTCAATAGCACCTTTGGTGAAGTAGAAGAAACAGGCATACTTGTTACTATTGCCGACATCTACGAAAGCAAAAAGGAAAGGCATTTGAAAACTTACGTGAAGAAGTAA
- the mraZ gene encoding division/cell wall cluster transcriptional repressor MraZ: protein MTNYIGEFECKVDVKGRVMMPAGLYKQFPTELREKFVINRSVFQKCLVLYPMDAWEEIVKDLSKLNRFRKENDDFIRQYTNGASTVELDATNRFLLPKHLVDFAKIKKDIVLTSSLNKIEIWSDKLYKDVMKGYDPDAFAQLAEKVMGGNPPQEN, encoded by the coding sequence ATGACGAACTACATAGGCGAATTTGAGTGTAAGGTGGATGTGAAAGGAAGGGTTATGATGCCGGCCGGGTTGTACAAACAATTTCCGACTGAGTTGCGGGAGAAGTTTGTGATTAACCGAAGTGTTTTTCAAAAGTGTTTGGTGCTTTACCCAATGGATGCATGGGAAGAGATAGTGAAGGATTTGAGTAAACTAAATCGATTTAGAAAAGAGAACGACGATTTTATTCGGCAGTATACCAATGGGGCAAGTACAGTGGAGTTGGATGCCACGAATCGCTTTTTATTGCCGAAGCATTTGGTTGATTTCGCAAAAATTAAAAAAGATATCGTGCTCACATCGAGCTTGAATAAAATAGAAATCTGGTCGGACAAATTGTATAAGGATGTAATGAAAGGCTACGATCCGGACGCATTTGCACAGCTTGCAGAGAAAGTGATGGGTGGTAATCCTCCGCAAGAAAATTAA